In Lotus japonicus ecotype B-129 chromosome 5, LjGifu_v1.2, one genomic interval encodes:
- the LOC130721069 gene encoding uncharacterized protein LOC130721069 has protein sequence MDPPEFDLQAYLEKSEREDAYVLNHFRERQNLILQASATRGRKNLNRDHAAANRRLIDDYFANEPTYDDGIFRRRYRMQKHVFLRIVADLSSSDNYFTQRFDAAKKEGISPLAKCTTAMRMLAYGVAADAVDEYIKIGGTTTLECVRRFCKGIIRLYEHEYLRAPTQEDLQRILQVSEQRGFPGMIGSIDCMHWEWRNCPKAWEGQFARGDKGTTTVILEAVASHDLWIWHAFFGCPGTLNDINVLDRSPVFDELEQGNAPRVNFIVNQRPYNMAYYLADGIYPSYPTFVKSIRLPQSEPDKCFAKHQEGYRKDIERAFGVLQARFQIIREPARLWDINDLGIIMRSCIILHNMIVEDERDSYAQRWTDFEQAEGSGSSTPQPYSTEVLPAFADHVRARSELRDPNVHHQLQADLVKHIWTKFGMYPHD, from the coding sequence ATGGATCCACCAGAGTTTGATCTCCAAGCATACCTTGaaaaaagtgagagagaagaTGCTTATGTACTCAACCATTTTAGAGAGCGTCAAAATCTAATATTGCAGGCTAGTGCAACTCGTGGTAGAAAAAATCTCAACAGAGATCATGCAGCGGCAAACCGAAGGCTAAttgacgactactttgccaatgagcctacatacgacgatggaatattccgtcgccggtaccggatgcaaaaacatgttttccttcgaatcgttgcggacctttcaagtagtgataactacttcacacAACGATTTGATGCAGCGAAGAAAGAAGGCATATCGCCCTTAGCAAAATgcaccacagcaatgcgaatgttagcatatggtgtggcagcagatgcagtcgatgagtacatcaaaatcgGAGGTACTACAACACTGGAGTGtgtacgtagattctgtaaaggaatcatacgattgtatgagcacgagtacctgagagcaccaactcaagaggacctgcaaagaatactacaggttagtgaacagcgggggttcccaggcatgatcgggagcattgactgcatgcactgggagtggagaaattgtcctaaagcatgggaaggtcaatttgctagaggggataagggaaccaccacggttattcttgaagcagttgcatctcatgatctatggatctggcatgccttttttgggtGTCCGGGGACCctgaacgacataaacgttctagaccggtcaccagtgtttgatgaattggaaCAGGGAAACGCGCCACGTGTGAATTTCATcgtgaatcaacgtccctataatatggcatactatctagctgatggtatctacccttcttatccaactttcgtcaaatctattagacttcctcaaagtgaacccgataagtgctttgcaaaacatcaggagggatatcggaaggacatcgagcgtgcatttggagtgcttcaagctcgttttcaaatcatccgtgaaccagctcgcttgtgggacataaatgatttgggtatcatcatgaggtcatgcatcatattacacaatatgattgttgaggatgaacgagattcatatgctcaacgctggaccgattttgagcaagctgAGGGAAGTGGATCTAGcacaccgcaaccatactcgaccgaggtgttgCCCGCTTTTGcggatcatgtgcgtgctagatccgagttgcgtgatccAAATGTCCATCAccaactgcaagcagatctagtgaagcacatctggacaaagtttggaatgtatcctcatgattaa